The DNA region CAACTCCGCCTCCCAAAGCgtaaatgaaggagagagaaggaagccaGGGAGGGGTGGCGCCCAGAGATGTGCTCCACACACTGCGCAGAGGTGCGTCGGCTGGGAAGCGCTCCTCCATGACTCCCCAGAGGGCAGTCGGATctacagggacacagagagagggtgaaacTCCATTACATCATACCACCTCAATCTCCATCTAAACTAGGCTACACAATTCATGCACGCCTCTCAAATAAACCAATAGGGATGCTCTCAAGTCAACATCAAGACGGAAGTCTACCTATGCAGCTAGGCATATGTAAACATTGCCAGAGGAGGAGGGTATAGCTTCACCATGAGGATGCAGTTGTGTTCCACACTGGTCTGGACCGTACCCCCCAGCCTCTGGCCTTCGCTGCTGCCTGGAGGGGACGTGGTCTCAGTAGGGGTGCTCGGCTGGGTCTTCTTCTCCTGCAAGCTTCTCCGGTCCTCTGCAATACGCTTCAGCACCAGCTCACGCTCCTGAgggaacaacacatacagtaacagtcaaaagtttagacacacctactcattcaagggtttttctttatttttactattttctacatgtagaataatagtgaagacatcaaaactatgacaatacataatggaatcatctagtaccaaaaagtgttaaatcaattatattttatacttgagattcctcaaagtagccactctttgccttgatgacagctttgcacactcttgacattctctcaaccagcttcatgaggaatgcttttccaacagtcttgaaggagttcccacttacGCTAagcactgcttttccttcactctttggtccaactcatcccaaaccatctcaattgggttgaggttgggtgattgcaGTGGCCAGGTcagctgatgcagcactccatcactctccttcttggtcaaacagcccttacacagcctggaggtgtgttttgggacatagtcccactaagcgaaaccagatgggatggagtaccgctgcagaatgctgtggtagccatgctggttaagtgtgccttgaattctaaataaatcaccgacagtgtcaccagcgaagcaccctcacaccatcaccgCAGGACATGGAAGGTTAGTTCAATGGATTTCTTAACTGGTTCACATGacctgctgtaaaaaaaaataaagattccCAAGGGACAGTAGATTAATTCCTACTGCAAATGGGGCTGCAGTGGTCATCAAGTTCAAAGCCATGGTCATTTGTGTAACAACTGTTGCAGAGAGTGAGAGGGGTCATCTGTTTTAGACTGCAAATatgtttaatgtccattgcttgtgtttcttgacccaagaaagtcttcttattggtttcctttagtggAGGTTTCTTTTCAGTAActcggccatgaaggcctgattcacgcagtctcctctgaacagttgatgtttagatgagtctgttacttgaactctgaagcatttacttgggatgcaatctgaggtgcagttaactcatgaactctctgcagcagaggtaactcggtcttcctttcctgtggcggtcctcatgagagctcgtttcatcatagcgattgacGGTTTTTGCagctgtacttgaagaaacttaaaaagttcttgaaatgttccttactgactgaccttcatgtcttaaagtaatgatggactgtcgtttctctttgcttatttgagctgttcttgccataatatggacttggtcttttaccaaatagggctatcttctgtataccacccctaccttgtcacaacacaactgattggctcaaacgcattaagaaggaaagcaattccacaaatgaacttaaggtagacctgttaattgaaatgcattccaggtgactacctcatgaagctggttgagagaatgccaagagtgtgcaaagctgtcttcaaggaaaagggtggctactttgaagaacctcaaatataaaatacattttgatttgtttaacccttttttgttactacatgattccatgtgttatttcatagtgaagacatcaaaacgattattctacaatgtagaaaatagtaaaaataaagaaaaaccctggaatgagtaggtgtgtccaaacatttgactggtacagtacgtCAGTATGTCAGGAATCATGTCATGTCTGAGTGTGACTTGTTTGCAAAAAGGCTGAAGATATAGTCTCAATGATTTGAATAAACCAATATTCTGTATCAATTGTGTGCACTGAAGTATGTAACACTAGCAAGTACCACCCTGTGACTATGCTGAgtgtgtttaaatgtgtgtgtgtatatatatgtgtgtgtgtgtgtgtgtgcgcgctcagTGTGTTTCAGCTGATCAATCAGGCAGGTGCTGCTGACCTGTTTCTTCTGCCTCCTCTCATTCCTGGCCTCGTTGGCTACACGCATCCTCTGCTGCTCCTGGAAGTCACTCTTGTCCTGCCTGATACGGGACTCCAACGGCGGGGTGTCTGTGGATGGACTGGAGGGCTGTGGGGGTCCCAGGACTAAAGCGGGGCCTTCAGGCACACATTAGAAACAGAGTGGCCTAGCGGTCTAAGCCGCTGCCTCTGAAGCACATGTACTGCATGTTGTACCGCTGCCAGGATGGGTTCAAATCCATCTCAATTCTCTTTCAGCACGCTCTCCTTTCACCTCTATCTATCCAATAAActtacaaaatactttaaaaaaacaaaacaatttaaacaGAAAGAACTGTCCTGAAATAAAGGGTCAAATACCTAGCTGCTATGCCCGGAGTAAGGGGATGTTTAGCCTCAAGCTTCAGTAAAGTAATACATTTAAGGCTACAATTATAAGACAGAAATGTGTCTGGGGTGTACTAAAATGGCATCACTATATAAAAAATAAGCATTCTTGaaaagatgagggagggagattaGCTTGGAAACAAAAAGCTTGGATAATTCCTGCAAATTATACAGAATGGCCTGTCCTGTACAAAGTTCCCTTGTATCTGCAGCTGGAAACAAGGTAGCATCCCCCAAATTCCAGAGTGTGGACTGAAGAGTCCATTCTTGTCTGTAAAATTCTCAACAGTCCCTTcacaagtcagaatgttgaatacatttcatttgaacCTACTCTACCGGTTGCCCGCTGATCCCATCGTTGTTGGAAAGTTtaaacaaaatatccacaggaaagtatcaTTAAACTGACTTCAAAAACACAGGTTTCTGTGTGCTGCTCCCACGATTGTTTGTTAATCACCTGAGGCACGCGCACAAGAGTTAAGTACATGCCCACCATGCATGCATACTAACCAAAGTCTTGCAGGCTTCTACATGGATTTGCGCATGTATCAGGTGATGAAATCTCAACGGCAGTACAAGCGTTTTGAAAAGTGTGATTAATAATATACATTTCTAGAGTCATAAGGACCAACCGCACAGACAACAGGTAGAGTAtttaacattctggcttgtatAGCATTGTCTCAGACTAATACCTGCTATCACAGTCTGATAAATTAGGCTACAAACAAGGCAAAGCCAGTCTGCTGCTATAAGTTTTACAAGATAGGTATTTGACTTGTACAAAAGGGGTAAATGACTGAGCAGGGGTCAATTGTGCACAATAAGACACAGGACTATTACATTACAGTATGCAATCAACCATGGAAAACAAATATCTAATGACTCTTAAAATGGTGTGTCATACCTCTACTGTCAGTGGGCGATGTCTGTGCCTGTGATGTGCAAGAGTTCTCTGCATCTTTGGGAGGGTTGAATGCAGCAAATGACGTTCCAACTGGCTGGGATGGATTTTTGACCAGCTTGTGCCTCAGACTTTCACCTTGTAAGAGCCTACCATAAACACATtgagaaaatatagataaacaACATTCAATATTTGACATGTTCAGTTATTGACAACACTTGTCAGTTACCAATCCTGTTTGACACTGGAAAACATAGTTCCTTGCCTGTCCATTATTACAAGGTTATGGTTTGGGAGGACTCACCATTCAGCTGCGTCAGGCACAGAGAAGTGTCCTGCCTGCAAGGCAGACTGGATCTGCTCCTCACTGAAGCCCATCTCACACAGGGTACGGAACAACTCCCCAATAGTCTGCAACACAACAATGCCATAGGGTGTGAGAAACGGGAAACAGTCCTAAGAAAAGGCGAGCATACACGTACAGTATGCACAAACCGACTCGTGCCCTGCAAACGGTGCCCCTGGTGTCTTTGAGCAGACCAATCAGGAGAAGATGCCCTACAAAGACAAATCAGTAGGTAACAACTTAACAGTGTCACTGATGCCTCAAAGAAGTGAAGTGTGACTGATGAGGAGTGTCTCTGATTTTTTCCGCAAGTTAGACCAAAGACAGCAGCTGATTGAAGCTAGCTAGCCTAACATTAGATATTATGTGGAAATGCTGTGCTGTCAGACACGTTTGTTTTCTAGGTCTGATGAAgcgcaacagtttcccatgtattTTCAACTAGTTAGCTAGTTTAATTGGTATCTAGCTGTATTGTTTACTTCCAATGCCCATGAGTTAGCTATGAGCTCTTGAACATAGCAAAACAAATAGATCGCTAGATTCTTACTTGATTACATTACACAGCACAGGTAGTTAGCACCAGAGTCATATGGTTCTGGTTAGcactaacgttaactagttatCTCTATAGATTAGAAACGTCAAAGTGTCATGATGACAGTCAATCACTCGGGCTATACTTCCCTTCTTCAGGGAAATTATAAAAGTCTGggtattttattttatctcaCTCTAAcctcaggctcccgagtggcgcagctgtctaaggcactgcatctctgtgctagaggcgtcactatagaccctcgttcgattccaggctgtatcacaaccagccgtgattgggagtcacataggacagctcacaattggcccagcgtcgtccgggttaggatttgtcggggtaggccttcattgtaaaataataatatattcttaactggttaaataaacagGGCTCTTTGGCTTTGTATCTTGCTGtagatcaggggttcccaaactccTTCACTCGGAGCCCCCTACTGCGGAACTTCACCCGCCACGCCTATTTTTATGGGCACAAGCGCTGCTCATgaaaaactgttcacacccctcctGTTGGTGTACagaatttagcagttttaaagctaattttcttgcaattctaaacattttgccatgtctaatgtggattcatgtgatatttgagtgacaaaaaaaatgacaacaatatctatgggctaaaaaactaaattaaaaaaacgttagctgacttGGGCTAGCTGATCTGGACAATAACTCTAAGGTAACGTTAGGCAATGACTAaaatgacaagaggaactgatgatgaaATTCTACTATacacaactttcaagagtaactTTAAAGCCGGACTTAGTTCCtttcaaataaaaaagtaacatgtTTTTTTGGTGTGCGCCAACCCCTGGGGGCACGACCCACAGTTttggaaccactgctgtagataACCAACTAGCTAGCTTACAGTCATGCTAGCAAGCTAACTTCTGCTACGGGAATTTACAATGGAGGATGTGCTAACGAAGCAAGCTAACGGTAGCTAGTCGTCCTTTTTAGAATCGAAGTGGAAGACAATGGTAACAGTCTGATgtatcagccagccagccagctagctactacTTACTGTACCAACTGTTGTCATAACTGTTATTCTTTAGAATTGTCTAGCTGAGTCTTACCGGAGTGGAATCCATACTTTCAGTTTCAGTGATTCTTCGGGTCTCTAATGAAccccactgttattatttttgCCCTagctacttcttcttcttctttaaagtTTTATCGAAGACTACACGTATTAttgtattgccgccacctactgtacggggtCTTCTTCGATATGACAAGCAAATGCTATATgggcatttatttatttcacctttatttaaccaggtaggcaaattgagaacacgttctcatttacaattgcgacctggccaagataaagcaaagcagttcgacacatacaacaacacatagttacacatggagtaaaacaaacatacagtcaataatacagtgaaaaataagtctatatacaatgtgagcaagtgaggtgagataagggaggtgaaggcaaacaaaatatatatataaataaataaaaatataaaaaggccatggtggcgaagtaaatacaatatagcaagtaaaaaacaacaacactggaatggttggtttgcagtggaagaaagtgtaaagtagagatagaaatgatggggtgcaaaggagcaaaataaataaataaatacagtaggtaaagaggtagttgtttgggctaaattatagatgggctatgtacaggtgcagtaatctatgagctgctctgacagctggtgcttaaagctagtgagggagataagtgtttccagtttcagagatttttgtagttcgttccagtcattggcagcagagaactggaaggagaggcggccaaaggaagaattggttttgggggtgaccagagagatatacctgctggagcgcgtgctacaggtaggtgctgctatggtgaccagcgagctgagataaggggggactttacctagcagggtcttgtagatgacctggagccagtgggtttggcgacgagtatgaagcgagggccagccaacgagagtgtacaggtcgcagtggtgggtagtatatggggctttggtgacaaaacggatggcactgtgatagactgcatccaatttattgagtagggttttggaggctattttgtaaatgacatcaccgaagtcgaggattggtaggatggtcagttttacaagggtatgtttggcagcatgagtgaaggatgctttgttgcggaataggaagccaattctagatttaactttggattggagatgtttgatgtgagtctggaaggagagtttacagtctaaccagacacctaggtatttgtagttgtccacatattctaagtcagagccgtccagagtagtgatgttggacaggcgggcaggtgcaggcagcgatcggttgaagagcatgcatttagttttacttgtatttaagagcaattggaggccacggaaggagagttgtatggcattgaagctcgcctggagggttgttaacacagtgtcaaaagaagggccagaagtatacagaatagtgtcgtctgcgtagaggtggatcagagaatcaccagcagcaagagcgacatcattgatgtatacagagaagagagtcggtccaagaa from Salvelinus sp. IW2-2015 linkage group LG14, ASM291031v2, whole genome shotgun sequence includes:
- the LOC111973581 gene encoding UBX domain-containing protein 1-B-like; translated protein: MDSTPTIGELFRTLCEMGFSEEQIQSALQAGHFSVPDAAEWLLQGESLRHKLVKNPSQPVGTSFAAFNPPKDAENSCTSQAQTSPTDSRGPALVLGPPQPSSPSTDTPPLESRIRQDKSDFQEQQRMRVANEARNERRQKKQERELVLKRIAEDRRSLQEKKTQPSTPTETTSPPGSSEGQRLGGTVQTSVEHNCILMIRLPSGESWRSASQPTHLCAVCGAHLWAPPLPGFLLSPSFTLWEAELACSLRSLGLMPNAALCIQTTPPETPQDPPSQLHTSYWARRREWFPPPASPQPQIPVLEEGGMEDPALPHLCLTCCGKKQWATQASRCWSPVTGPSHSWSQRKMKIVIVEKMLVRGM